A portion of the Oxynema aestuarii AP17 genome contains these proteins:
- a CDS encoding pentapeptide repeat-containing protein, with amino-acid sequence MNKATNPIPIALAVVVIALGTSAPARSQTEDLAERFLRGEVRNCQGCNLAQTNLSKTIRKNARLRQTNLRGANLSESNFEGAYFTCARLNDANLSNSNFIFANFVDADLAGANLAGADLRYADLSGADLTGANLSGAKLDGAKLWDAATIYDGSQDLDRIERSPKTARLRCEAGDS; translated from the coding sequence ATGAATAAAGCAACCAACCCCATACCGATCGCCCTAGCCGTAGTTGTCATTGCCCTCGGTACCTCTGCCCCCGCACGGTCTCAAACCGAGGACTTGGCCGAACGCTTTTTGCGCGGGGAAGTGCGTAACTGCCAAGGATGCAATTTGGCGCAGACGAATTTAAGTAAAACCATCCGCAAAAACGCGCGTTTGAGACAAACGAATTTAAGGGGAGCCAATCTGAGCGAAAGTAATTTTGAAGGGGCTTATTTTACTTGCGCTCGCTTGAACGATGCCAATTTAAGTAACAGTAATTTTATCTTTGCCAATTTCGTAGATGCGGATTTGGCGGGAGCAAATTTAGCGGGGGCGGATCTGCGTTATGCGGATCTCAGTGGCGCCGATTTAACTGGAGCCAATTTAAGCGGGGCGAAGTTAGACGGGGCAAAACTCTGGGATGCGGCGACAATCTACGATGGCAGCCAAGATCTCGACCGCATCGAGCGATCGCCGAAAACGGCGCGGCTTCGCTGTGAAGCTGGGGACAGTTGA
- a CDS encoding valine--pyruvate transaminase, with protein MNPALTQFGEQMSHLTGVRAIMKDIIETLRAGEGREFINLSAGNPVILPEVEQLWRDCTAELLASPEYGEVVCRYGSSQGYQPLIEAVKQDFNRRYGLNLSDRNILITPGSQSLYFYAANAFAGRTTDGELKRMVMPLSPDYTGYGGISLVPEALLAYKPTLEIDEARHRFKYRPDFNQLAIDENTGCVIFSRPCNPTGNVLTDEELKKIADLGAPYDVPTIVDSAYAPPFPALNFTEMTPAFGGNIIHGLSLSKAGLPGERIGIAIADERAIQILESFQTNLCIHSPRYGQAIAARAIASGSLSEIAETVIRPHYQEKFVILESTLDASMPKDLPWFLHRGEGAIFAWLWLKDLPMSDWEFYQKLKEVGVIVVPGSTFFPGLREEWAHKHQCIRISLTASADELRTGMQRLAKMTESVYARAAVS; from the coding sequence ATGAACCCTGCCCTGACCCAATTCGGCGAACAGATGTCTCACCTGACTGGCGTGCGAGCCATTATGAAAGACATTATCGAAACCCTACGAGCCGGAGAAGGGCGGGAGTTCATTAACCTGAGTGCGGGCAATCCGGTGATTTTGCCGGAAGTCGAACAACTGTGGCGCGATTGTACTGCCGAACTGCTCGCCAGTCCCGAATACGGCGAGGTCGTCTGTCGCTACGGTTCCTCCCAAGGCTACCAACCGTTAATCGAAGCGGTCAAACAAGATTTTAACCGACGCTACGGGTTGAATTTGAGCGATCGCAACATCTTAATCACCCCCGGCAGTCAATCCCTCTACTTCTACGCCGCCAACGCCTTCGCCGGACGCACCACCGACGGCGAACTCAAGCGGATGGTGATGCCCTTGAGTCCCGACTATACCGGATATGGGGGCATCAGTCTGGTTCCCGAAGCCCTCCTCGCTTACAAACCGACCCTCGAAATCGACGAAGCCAGACATCGCTTTAAATACCGTCCCGACTTCAACCAACTGGCGATCGACGAAAACACGGGTTGCGTGATTTTCTCCCGTCCGTGCAACCCGACGGGGAACGTGCTGACCGACGAAGAACTGAAAAAAATCGCCGATCTCGGCGCCCCTTACGACGTTCCCACGATCGTCGATTCCGCTTACGCACCGCCGTTCCCGGCGTTGAACTTTACCGAGATGACTCCGGCGTTTGGGGGCAATATCATTCACGGACTGAGCTTGTCGAAAGCGGGGTTACCCGGGGAACGGATCGGGATCGCGATCGCCGACGAACGGGCCATCCAAATTTTAGAATCCTTCCAGACGAATTTGTGCATTCACTCCCCCCGCTACGGACAGGCGATCGCGGCGCGGGCGATCGCCTCGGGATCCTTGAGCGAAATTGCCGAAACGGTCATTCGTCCTCACTATCAAGAAAAATTTGTGATTCTCGAAAGTACCCTCGATGCCTCGATGCCCAAAGACCTCCCCTGGTTCCTCCATCGCGGCGAAGGGGCGATCTTCGCCTGGTTGTGGTTAAAAGACCTGCCGATGAGCGATTGGGAATTCTATCAAAAACTCAAAGAAGTCGGCGTAATCGTCGTTCCCGGGAGCACCTTCTTCCCCGGATTGCGCGAGGAGTGGGCACACAAACACCAGTGCATCCGCATCAGCTTGACCGCCAGCGCCGACGAACTGCGGACCGGGATGCAGCGCTTGGCGAAAATGACCGAAAGTGTTTACGCTCGTGCGGCGGTGAGCTAA
- a CDS encoding IS630 family transposase: MNIIDELDNFIENTTNTKEMKRALAAKMKLSGQPSKKIEEILNVSSSFVSQWKNKAIFEGVESLNLQYKGSKGYLKPEEKTQITSWIRQQEYLRLSDLKRYLQQEYNVIYSSNQSYYDLLKAAGMSWKKSQKKNPAKDEKLVKKKEEEIQKKLKDWEEDIKAGKLAVFMIDECHLLWGDVLGFVWGRKDIRVEIPIKNQKSRQSYYGALDYQTHEFILQEYPKADTDNTIQFIQYLREQRPGQKLAIFWDGARYHDSQQFRDFLKELNEGLEEDEWLITCTKFAPNAPEQNPVEDIWLQTKNFLRTFYFLCDSFKRVKELFKIFADGQVFDFPKLYSYGFLPQMT; encoded by the coding sequence ATGAATATCATAGACGAGCTAGATAATTTCATTGAAAATACCACAAATACCAAAGAAATGAAGAGAGCATTGGCAGCCAAAATGAAATTATCTGGTCAACCCTCTAAGAAAATTGAAGAAATATTAAATGTTTCTTCGAGCTTCGTTAGTCAATGGAAAAATAAAGCAATTTTTGAGGGTGTTGAGAGTTTGAATCTTCAATACAAAGGAAGTAAAGGCTATCTAAAACCGGAAGAAAAAACACAAATCACTTCATGGATAAGACAACAAGAGTATTTGAGATTGTCTGACTTAAAACGATATTTGCAGCAAGAATACAACGTGATTTATTCTTCAAATCAAAGTTATTATGACTTGCTGAAAGCGGCTGGCATGAGCTGGAAAAAGTCGCAAAAAAAGAATCCAGCCAAAGATGAAAAGCTAGTCAAAAAAAAAGAAGAAGAAATTCAAAAGAAGCTTAAGGACTGGGAAGAGGATATCAAAGCTGGAAAGCTTGCTGTGTTTATGATTGATGAATGTCATCTTCTTTGGGGAGACGTCTTGGGTTTTGTTTGGGGAAGAAAAGATATAAGAGTCGAAATTCCCATTAAAAACCAAAAAAGTCGCCAAAGTTATTATGGCGCTTTAGATTACCAAACTCATGAATTTATTCTTCAAGAATACCCGAAAGCCGATACCGACAATACCATTCAGTTTATACAATACTTACGAGAACAAAGACCGGGACAAAAATTAGCCATTTTTTGGGATGGTGCCAGGTATCACGACTCTCAACAATTTCGAGATTTTTTAAAAGAGCTAAATGAAGGCTTAGAAGAAGATGAATGGTTGATTACTTGTACGAAGTTTGCTCCGAATGCTCCCGAGCAAAATCCAGTTGAAGATATTTGGCTGCAAACTAAAAATTTCTTGAGAACATTTTATTTTTTATGTGATTCATTTAAAAGAGTTAAAGAGCTATTCAAGATATTTGCTGATGGCCAAGTTTTTGATTTCCCTAAGCTATATTCTTATGGATTTTTGCCACAAATGACTTAG
- a CDS encoding RNA-guided endonuclease InsQ/TnpB family protein has protein sequence MLLGFKTQLKVNLTQRQKLARHAGVARHAYNWGHGLCLGILSHNAGCRPDEKIKFPTAIDLHKWLNKLVKPENLWYYEVSKCAPQYALRDLAQAWQDCFKKKKSRPKFKKKGRQDSFTLDGTIKILSENKIQVPVIGILKTYERLSGNYQPKNVTISREADRWFISFKIDVNVSPTEKKTDVVGIDLGIKALATLSTGVSIEGIKAYKKHSNKLARLQRQVSRKSRGSANRKKSQLQVQKLHRKIANLRKDTLHKLTSRLCKNHAVNVIENLNVSGMMANHKLAKSIADMGFYEFRRQMEYKSQIYGSQLIIVDRFYPSSKICSNCGSIKDSLLLSERLFGCDHCHLKIDRDLNAAKNLEKIGRATAKLTPVDKSEPYGFVSCSTWGDPKTALTHRLPW, from the coding sequence ATGTTATTAGGGTTTAAAACACAACTTAAAGTTAATCTGACCCAACGACAAAAACTCGCTCGTCATGCGGGAGTGGCGCGTCATGCTTACAATTGGGGTCACGGATTGTGTTTAGGAATTTTATCACATAATGCCGGTTGTCGTCCCGATGAAAAAATCAAATTTCCCACAGCTATTGACTTACATAAGTGGTTAAATAAGTTAGTAAAACCAGAGAATCTGTGGTATTACGAAGTTTCTAAGTGTGCCCCTCAATACGCTCTCAGAGATCTCGCCCAGGCGTGGCAAGATTGCTTTAAAAAAAAGAAATCTAGACCTAAATTTAAGAAAAAAGGTAGACAAGACAGCTTTACTCTAGATGGAACCATAAAAATATTATCTGAAAATAAAATTCAGGTTCCTGTCATTGGAATTCTGAAAACTTATGAAAGATTATCGGGAAATTATCAACCCAAAAATGTGACGATTAGTCGAGAGGCAGATCGCTGGTTTATTTCGTTTAAAATAGATGTCAACGTGAGCCCCACCGAGAAGAAAACAGATGTAGTGGGGATAGATTTGGGGATAAAAGCGCTTGCCACCTTATCAACGGGAGTAAGTATAGAAGGAATAAAAGCATATAAAAAGCATTCAAATAAACTAGCTAGACTCCAAAGACAAGTTAGCCGAAAAAGTCGCGGCTCTGCCAATCGAAAAAAGTCCCAGCTTCAAGTCCAAAAACTCCATCGGAAAATCGCTAATCTCAGAAAAGATACGTTACATAAGTTGACCTCACGATTATGCAAGAACCACGCCGTTAATGTGATAGAAAACTTAAACGTATCGGGCATGATGGCCAATCATAAACTAGCTAAATCTATCGCCGATATGGGGTTTTATGAATTTCGACGGCAGATGGAATATAAGAGCCAAATATATGGGTCACAACTAATAATCGTAGACAGATTTTATCCATCTAGTAAAATCTGTTCTAATTGTGGAAGCATTAAAGACTCATTACTCTTATCAGAAAGACTGTTTGGTTGCGACCATTGTCATCTCAAAATAGACAGAGATTTAAACGCAGCTAAAAATCTGGAAAAAATAGGTCGAGCTACGGCCAAATTAACGCCTGTGGACAAGAGCGAGCCCTACGGGTTCGTCAGTTGCTCTACTTGGGGAGACCCCAAGACCGCACTGACTCACCGACTCCCTTGGTAG
- the rimM gene encoding ribosome maturation factor RimM (Essential for efficient processing of 16S rRNA) — protein sequence MNRERRQRSSPEAIAPELDEWIEIGKVVAAQGLKGEMRVYPSTDFPERFEQPGRRWLRYPGKERPEPVELISGYFLPNKGLYVVQLAQVSDRDGAEALRGCIFVVPQSDRPVLEADEFHVRDLIGLEVFDGRTGTVVGTVVDLIPTGHDLLVVRPHGESEAEGTAGPIYIPFVREIVPVVDLEAGRLEIEPPEGLLEVNARSPQSSKSRKSGKSRKSDKG from the coding sequence ATGAATCGAGAGCGTCGTCAACGGTCCTCTCCAGAAGCGATCGCCCCGGAGTTGGACGAATGGATCGAAATCGGTAAAGTGGTCGCCGCGCAAGGATTGAAGGGAGAAATGCGAGTTTATCCGTCTACGGATTTTCCCGAACGGTTCGAGCAACCGGGACGGCGCTGGTTGCGCTATCCGGGAAAGGAGCGACCGGAACCCGTGGAGTTAATTTCGGGGTATTTTCTCCCGAATAAGGGGCTGTACGTGGTGCAGTTGGCTCAGGTGAGCGATCGCGACGGCGCCGAAGCCCTGCGCGGCTGCATTTTTGTCGTTCCCCAAAGCGATCGCCCGGTTTTGGAAGCGGACGAATTTCACGTGCGCGACCTGATCGGGTTGGAAGTGTTCGACGGGCGCACGGGCACGGTGGTGGGAACCGTGGTGGATTTGATCCCGACGGGGCACGATTTGCTCGTGGTTCGTCCTCACGGCGAGTCCGAGGCGGAAGGGACGGCGGGGCCGATTTATATTCCCTTCGTGCGCGAGATCGTCCCGGTGGTGGACTTGGAGGCGGGACGTTTGGAAATCGAGCCGCCGGAGGGGTTGTTGGAGGTCAACGCGCGATCGCCCCAGTCGTCGAAATCGCGCAAGTCGGGGAAATCGCGCAAGTCGGACAAGGGCTAA
- the glgP gene encoding alpha-glucan family phosphorylase yields MQNSIVSQSASTAVEQLREKLPYTLKPLANIAYNYWWCWTGDRISIFRNIDPEAWDRLEHNPVAILKYADPNRLSQLASDPTYIKRVAKVAQQFDRYMNEPQTWASRVAPQISRDRPVAYFCAEFGIHESLPIYSGGLGILAGDHLKSASDLGVPMVGVGLMYRQGYFRQRLSVNGWQEDYYIDHIFEDMPLQLMTDDNGEPIVVDIELRQRRVHLQIWRAQVGRVNLYLLDTDRDDNDPIDRWLTGHLYGGNQDTRIAQEVVLGIGGVRALKALGITPAIHHLNEGHAAFSTLEVARQEMIATGKSFYDVEASVRERCVFTTHTPVPAGHDAFSGDLMESYFSNYWPQLGLDQEQFMALGARRLGDPWEPFGMTVIALRLCRTANGVSKLHGEVSRKMWNILYPDSPVDKVPIGHITNGVHARTWTAPLMSDLYAQYFGEDWSSRMADPQVWAKVHEIPDEELWWRHQLLKERLIAYTRNKIRQAREEAGEDHYWIENANQLLDPNVLTIGFARRFSTYKRGYLLMHDTERALRILTNMERPVQLLFAGKAHPADEQGKRILQRLFEWSRQHPHLQSRVVIVPDYDMYTARKLIQGVDVWLNTPRRPLEASGTSGQKVCFNGGLNCSILDGWWCEGYQEGPDGKGLNGWAIGEDAHTSDQDLQDKIDAESLYKLLEEEIVPLYYDRDANGIPHGWIRMMKKSIETNGQAFNTDRMIADYVAKVYAPGTAIDLTQLRSSVLA; encoded by the coding sequence ATGCAGAATTCTATCGTGAGCCAATCTGCCAGCACGGCTGTGGAGCAACTGCGCGAGAAATTACCCTACACCCTCAAACCCCTCGCCAATATTGCCTATAACTACTGGTGGTGTTGGACGGGCGATCGCATCTCCATCTTTCGCAATATCGATCCCGAAGCGTGGGATCGCTTGGAACACAATCCCGTTGCGATTCTCAAATATGCCGATCCCAACCGTTTGAGCCAATTGGCCAGCGATCCGACCTACATCAAACGGGTGGCCAAAGTCGCCCAACAGTTCGATCGCTACATGAACGAGCCGCAAACCTGGGCCAGTCGCGTCGCCCCGCAAATTTCGCGCGATCGCCCCGTGGCCTACTTTTGCGCCGAATTCGGCATCCACGAATCCTTACCGATCTACTCCGGCGGCTTAGGCATCCTCGCCGGGGATCACCTCAAATCCGCCTCCGATTTGGGCGTGCCGATGGTCGGCGTCGGCTTGATGTACCGTCAGGGCTACTTCCGCCAGCGCCTCAGCGTCAACGGGTGGCAAGAAGACTACTACATCGATCACATCTTCGAGGACATGCCCTTGCAGTTGATGACCGACGACAACGGCGAACCGATTGTCGTCGATATCGAACTGCGCCAACGTCGCGTTCACCTGCAAATTTGGCGAGCCCAAGTCGGACGCGTCAACCTCTACCTCCTCGATACGGACCGCGATGATAACGACCCGATCGATCGCTGGTTGACCGGACACCTCTACGGCGGCAACCAAGACACCCGGATCGCCCAAGAAGTCGTCCTCGGGATCGGTGGGGTGCGCGCCCTCAAAGCCCTCGGCATTACCCCTGCCATCCACCACCTCAACGAAGGTCACGCCGCCTTCTCCACCTTGGAAGTCGCCCGCCAAGAAATGATCGCCACGGGTAAATCCTTCTACGATGTCGAAGCCTCGGTGCGCGAGCGTTGCGTCTTCACCACTCACACCCCCGTTCCCGCCGGACACGATGCGTTCTCCGGGGATTTGATGGAGTCGTATTTCTCCAACTACTGGCCCCAACTCGGTCTCGACCAAGAACAGTTTATGGCCCTGGGCGCCCGCCGTCTCGGCGACCCGTGGGAACCGTTCGGCATGACCGTGATCGCCTTGCGCTTGTGTCGGACGGCGAACGGGGTTTCCAAACTGCACGGGGAAGTTTCGCGCAAAATGTGGAACATTCTCTATCCCGATTCCCCGGTGGATAAGGTGCCCATCGGTCACATTACCAATGGGGTCCACGCCCGCACCTGGACCGCCCCCTTAATGAGCGACTTGTACGCCCAATATTTCGGCGAGGACTGGTCGAGTCGCATGGCGGATCCTCAAGTCTGGGCGAAGGTTCACGAGATTCCGGACGAGGAGTTGTGGTGGCGTCACCAATTGCTCAAAGAGCGCTTGATTGCCTACACTCGCAATAAGATTCGCCAGGCTCGCGAGGAAGCGGGTGAAGACCATTACTGGATCGAAAATGCAAATCAGTTGCTCGATCCGAATGTGTTGACCATCGGGTTTGCGCGCCGCTTCAGTACGTACAAGCGCGGTTATCTGTTGATGCACGATACGGAACGGGCTCTGCGGATTCTGACGAATATGGAGCGTCCGGTGCAACTGCTGTTCGCCGGAAAAGCCCACCCGGCGGACGAACAAGGCAAGCGGATTTTGCAACGCTTGTTTGAATGGTCGCGCCAGCACCCGCACTTGCAATCGCGAGTGGTCATCGTCCCGGATTACGATATGTACACGGCTCGCAAGTTGATTCAAGGGGTGGATGTGTGGTTGAATACGCCGCGCCGTCCTCTGGAAGCGTCGGGAACGAGCGGTCAGAAGGTCTGTTTTAATGGCGGCTTGAATTGCAGCATTCTCGATGGCTGGTGGTGCGAGGGCTATCAAGAAGGCCCCGACGGTAAGGGTCTCAACGGTTGGGCGATCGGTGAAGATGCCCACACGAGCGATCAGGACTTGCAGGATAAAATCGATGCGGAGTCGCTGTACAAGTTGCTCGAAGAGGAGATCGTGCCGTTGTATTACGATCGCGACGCCAACGGGATTCCTCACGGTTGGATTCGGATGATGAAAAAATCGATCGAGACCAACGGTCAGGCGTTCAATACGGATCGGATGATTGCGGATTACGTGGCGAAGGTGTACGCGCCGGGAACGGCGATCGATTTGACCCAACTGCGATCGAGCGTGTTGGCTTAG
- a CDS encoding sensor domain-containing diguanylate cyclase, with product MQLEVQFRSAASPEQAKPHVRYHLWTEMTSNLQMGLGAIVESIAEGAIVKDVANRWLFANDRALELFELKGLDYRGKTDSQLMCERESCRLHLSLFAELEATAKATQTRVDRSLTLTRSDGTTAQIQVRAIPLAAPDGGAMGMAIVAEPNGANPPAIAKAGDSQTLCDFADRLPSLFWRADPTGDRPFFNRAWLAFTGRPLERERGRGWLENVHEDDRAACWENYCQGLKSGKIFELQYRLRRHDGQYRWILDIGIPQDRSRPSREAIAYVGSCVDITDSLHDSFANRQQVQDRLDNSEAKHRALVEAIPDLILRIRGDGTILEYKDAPEHAMPTLSDVQVGQHLTQAWPAAVAREAMGHIERAIASGNIQTWEYQLQIDGRWRHREGRIVPYAENEVLAILRDITDRKQALEALVRVTQAVESTTDAISIADSEGGQIYQNRAFGQLFGYPTVAEFNKEGGLPILFEDRAVAETVLGAIAEGLPWSGRVSQRSRDGRRLKVLLRVNPIEDETGQTIGSIAIATDLTERRQVEAALRNSQQKLSLHLQQTPLGVVECNLQGRILEWNPAAEAIFGYHKDEIIGRSIEVLLPVSQIDSARELWRERLEQKGGACCISENETKDGRRIICEWYNTPLIGRGGETIAIASLVQDITERVRAEQALRYQSQRERLVSATQARIRQSLKLEEILETAVSEVRQLLECDRVVIYRIMSDRRGKVMTEAVAPNQVSILGQDFDEEIFPTSCYARYRRGTVRAIADMERQHVPECLIQMLKPFGVKAKMIAPLLVESKLPHRTTQHGEPNPIAESQDGLWGLLVAHHCRGPRDWQPFEIEVFEQLSTQLAIAIQQSILFKELEVANEELHRLASLDGLTQVANRRTFNEYLDREWRRTIRDRGTIALILADIDYFKRYNDTYGHQAGDRCLQQVAQTLDRAVKRPGDLVARYGGEEFAIVLPNTSCEGAMTVVSNIRTSVRELRIAHEQSPMNWVSLSLGVVVCQPRLNSRSDRALAVADGALYEAKSQGRDRAILTFEGFGEL from the coding sequence ATGCAATTAGAAGTACAATTCCGTAGCGCGGCCAGCCCAGAGCAGGCTAAACCCCACGTCCGTTATCACTTGTGGACAGAGATGACATCGAATTTACAGATGGGGTTAGGGGCAATTGTCGAGTCGATCGCCGAAGGGGCGATCGTCAAAGATGTGGCCAATCGCTGGTTGTTCGCCAACGATCGGGCGCTCGAACTGTTCGAGCTAAAAGGATTGGACTATCGCGGTAAAACCGACAGCCAATTGATGTGCGAACGGGAAAGCTGCCGACTCCACTTGTCGCTGTTCGCCGAACTCGAAGCTACCGCCAAAGCCACGCAAACCCGGGTCGATCGCTCCCTAACCCTGACCCGCTCCGACGGAACGACCGCACAAATCCAAGTGCGAGCCATCCCGTTAGCCGCTCCCGATGGAGGGGCGATGGGAATGGCGATCGTGGCGGAACCGAACGGCGCGAACCCGCCCGCGATCGCCAAAGCGGGGGACTCACAGACCTTGTGCGATTTCGCCGATCGCCTGCCGTCGCTGTTTTGGCGCGCCGACCCGACGGGCGATCGGCCATTCTTCAACCGCGCTTGGCTCGCCTTTACCGGGCGCCCCCTCGAACGAGAACGGGGGCGCGGCTGGTTAGAAAACGTGCATGAGGACGATCGCGCCGCCTGTTGGGAAAACTACTGCCAGGGCTTAAAAAGCGGAAAAATTTTCGAGCTGCAGTACCGCTTGCGCCGCCACGACGGGCAATATCGCTGGATCTTGGACATCGGCATTCCCCAAGATCGCTCTCGTCCCAGCCGGGAGGCGATCGCCTATGTCGGGTCTTGCGTCGATATCACCGATTCCCTGCACGACAGCTTCGCCAACCGCCAGCAAGTCCAAGATCGGCTCGACAACAGCGAAGCCAAACATCGCGCCTTGGTCGAAGCGATTCCCGATCTGATTTTGCGAATTCGCGGGGACGGCACGATTTTAGAGTACAAAGACGCCCCCGAACACGCCATGCCTACCCTGTCCGACGTCCAAGTCGGACAGCATTTAACCCAAGCGTGGCCCGCAGCCGTCGCTCGCGAGGCGATGGGTCACATCGAACGGGCGATCGCCTCCGGGAACATCCAAACCTGGGAATATCAGCTCCAAATAGACGGTCGCTGGCGCCACCGAGAAGGTCGAATCGTCCCTTACGCCGAAAACGAAGTGCTGGCGATCTTGCGCGATATCACCGATCGCAAACAGGCTCTCGAAGCCTTGGTGCGCGTGACCCAAGCGGTAGAAAGTACCACGGACGCGATCTCGATTGCCGATTCCGAGGGCGGTCAAATTTATCAAAATCGCGCTTTCGGTCAGTTATTCGGCTATCCCACGGTAGCGGAATTCAACAAGGAAGGGGGATTGCCGATCCTGTTCGAGGATCGCGCCGTCGCCGAGACCGTGTTAGGGGCGATCGCCGAGGGACTCCCCTGGAGCGGTCGCGTCAGCCAACGATCGCGCGACGGTCGGCGGCTGAAAGTCTTACTGCGGGTCAATCCCATCGAAGACGAGACGGGTCAGACGATCGGCTCGATCGCGATCGCCACGGACTTGACCGAACGCCGACAGGTGGAAGCCGCCTTACGCAACTCCCAACAAAAACTATCGTTGCACTTACAACAAACTCCCCTCGGCGTGGTCGAGTGCAACCTACAAGGTCGAATTCTCGAATGGAATCCGGCGGCGGAAGCGATTTTTGGCTATCACAAAGACGAAATTATCGGACGTTCGATCGAAGTTTTGCTTCCCGTATCTCAAATCGATTCGGCCCGCGAACTGTGGCGCGAACGCCTCGAACAGAAAGGGGGCGCCTGTTGCATCAGCGAAAATGAAACGAAAGACGGCAGGCGGATTATTTGCGAGTGGTACAATACGCCGTTAATCGGTCGCGGCGGCGAAACGATCGCGATCGCCTCGTTAGTCCAAGACATTACCGAACGCGTGCGCGCCGAACAAGCCCTGCGCTATCAAAGCCAGCGCGAACGCTTGGTCAGCGCCACCCAAGCGCGGATTCGCCAGTCGTTGAAGTTAGAGGAAATTTTAGAAACGGCGGTGAGTGAGGTGCGCCAGTTGTTGGAATGCGATCGCGTCGTCATTTATCGGATTATGAGCGATCGCCGGGGCAAAGTGATGACCGAAGCGGTGGCGCCGAATCAAGTTTCGATTCTCGGTCAGGATTTCGACGAGGAAATCTTTCCTACCTCTTGTTACGCGCGCTACCGTCGGGGAACGGTCCGGGCGATCGCCGATATGGAACGGCAGCACGTCCCCGAATGCTTGATCCAGATGCTAAAACCCTTCGGGGTCAAAGCGAAAATGATCGCCCCGCTTCTGGTCGAGTCCAAACTTCCCCATCGCACTACTCAACACGGCGAACCCAATCCGATCGCCGAAAGTCAAGACGGCTTGTGGGGTCTGCTCGTCGCTCACCACTGTCGCGGACCGCGCGACTGGCAGCCCTTCGAGATCGAGGTGTTCGAGCAGCTTTCTACCCAACTGGCGATCGCCATCCAGCAATCGATCTTATTTAAAGAATTAGAAGTCGCCAACGAAGAGTTACATCGCCTCGCCAGTCTCGACGGTCTGACGCAAGTTGCCAATCGCCGTACTTTTAACGAGTATTTAGACCGCGAATGGCGGCGCACGATCCGCGATCGGGGGACGATCGCCCTGATTTTGGCGGATATCGATTATTTTAAACGCTACAACGATACTTACGGCCATCAAGCGGGCGATCGCTGCTTGCAACAAGTCGCCCAAACCCTCGATCGCGCCGTCAAGCGTCCCGGAGATTTAGTCGCCCGCTACGGCGGCGAAGAGTTCGCGATCGTCCTTCCCAATACCTCTTGTGAGGGAGCGATGACCGTCGTCAGCAATATTCGCACAAGCGTGAGAGAGCTGCGTATCGCACACGAGCAGTCGCCCATGAACTGGGTATCTCTGAGTTTGGGGGTCGTCGTCTGCCAACCGAGGCTCAATTCCCGCAGCGATCGCGCCTTGGCAGTGGCCGACGGCGCCTTATACGAGGCCAAATCCCAGGGACGCGATCGCGCGATTTTAACTTTTGAGGGGTTCGGGGAGCTATAA
- a CDS encoding SH3 domain-containing protein, producing MKVRPLILSAIAATGAIAIHSAVALAQGAGIGYRISDTSYCSTELYTEDYNGRVNVREGPGLGYEARHYGVDGDYIDILRASRGGDPNEWAAAEDRSGYIWYQVGFPASRAYGWVREDFLVLPPTECRN from the coding sequence ATGAAAGTCAGACCTTTGATTCTCAGCGCGATCGCCGCTACTGGGGCGATCGCCATACACTCGGCAGTCGCACTCGCACAAGGTGCCGGAATCGGCTATCGAATTTCCGATACCTCCTACTGTTCCACCGAACTCTATACCGAAGATTACAACGGGCGCGTCAACGTCCGCGAAGGCCCGGGTCTCGGTTACGAAGCTCGCCATTACGGCGTTGACGGCGATTACATCGATATCCTGCGTGCCAGTCGGGGCGGCGATCCGAACGAGTGGGCCGCCGCCGAAGATCGCTCGGGCTACATTTGGTATCAAGTCGGCTTTCCTGCCAGTCGCGCTTACGGCTGGGTACGGGAAGATTTTCTCGTGTTACCGCCGACGGAATGTCGCAACTGA